The following coding sequences are from one Roseburia hominis A2-183 window:
- a CDS encoding metal-dependent transcriptional regulator, which yields MVMNESNENYLETILVLNHRLGNVRSVDIANEMNFKKPSVSVAMKNLRENGYITVSPEGYIHLTESGLEVAEKIYERHTILSNWLTMLGVDPRVAAEDACKIEHDVSAESFEAIKRHINSSAGKI from the coding sequence ATGGTCATGAATGAGTCAAACGAGAATTACCTGGAAACGATTCTGGTCTTAAATCATAGATTGGGCAACGTGCGCTCTGTCGACATCGCCAATGAGATGAACTTTAAGAAGCCAAGCGTCAGCGTGGCAATGAAGAATCTTCGTGAGAACGGTTATATTACCGTCAGCCCGGAAGGATACATCCATCTGACGGAAAGCGGACTTGAAGTCGCGGAAAAAATTTATGAGCGCCACACAATCTTATCCAACTGGCTGACGATGCTTGGGGTTGATCCGCGGGTTGCCGCAGAGGATGCGTGCAAGATCGAGCACGATGTCAGTGCGGAAAGCTTTGAAGCGATCAAGCGCCACATCAATTCCAGTGCAGGAAAGATTTGA
- a CDS encoding RluA family pseudouridine synthase, which produces MQELHIGENDAGQRFDKYLKKLLAEAPGSFVYKMLRKKNITLNGKKADGTEKLSCGDEVKLFLSDETYEKFRAKSKTVMPEAFSGSEKTLRQLKVLYEDADILIINKPSGMLSQKARPEDVSANEYILSYLLREGALTEEEMRTFRPSVCNRLDRNTSGILIAGKTLKGLQEMSKALKERTIQKYYRCVVKGEVLREDYLKGWLVKDERENKVTVSTVKPKSADAAPIETAYRPIWTGGGYTGLEVHLITGRSHQIRAHLASIGHPIIGDVKYGDAGTNEQFRRQCKVKSQMLHAYRIVFADGREVIAPCGAEFARVEEWCKNR; this is translated from the coding sequence ATGCAGGAATTGCACATCGGCGAGAACGACGCGGGACAGCGTTTTGACAAGTATTTAAAAAAGCTTCTGGCAGAGGCTCCCGGCAGTTTTGTCTACAAGATGCTGCGCAAGAAAAACATTACCTTAAACGGCAAAAAGGCGGACGGCACGGAGAAGCTCTCCTGCGGGGACGAGGTGAAGTTGTTTCTCTCGGACGAGACCTACGAGAAGTTCCGGGCAAAGTCAAAAACGGTGATGCCAGAAGCTTTCAGTGGTTCAGAAAAGACTTTAAGGCAGCTTAAAGTCCTTTATGAGGATGCGGATATTCTTATCATAAACAAGCCGTCCGGCATGCTCTCCCAGAAGGCGAGACCCGAGGATGTTTCCGCCAATGAATATATCTTAAGCTATCTGCTTAGGGAGGGAGCGCTGACCGAGGAGGAGATGCGCACCTTCCGTCCGTCAGTCTGCAACCGCCTGGACCGGAATACTTCCGGTATTCTGATTGCGGGAAAGACTTTAAAGGGACTTCAGGAGATGTCTAAGGCATTAAAGGAGCGGACGATCCAGAAGTATTACCGGTGTGTGGTAAAAGGGGAAGTCCTTAGAGAAGATTACTTGAAGGGGTGGCTCGTTAAGGATGAACGTGAGAATAAAGTTACCGTCAGTACGGTAAAACCCAAAAGTGCGGATGCCGCGCCGATTGAGACAGCGTACCGGCCCATCTGGACGGGCGGCGGTTACACCGGGCTGGAGGTTCATCTGATCACCGGACGTTCCCATCAGATCCGGGCGCATTTGGCGTCCATCGGACATCCGATCATCGGGGATGTAAAGTACGGCGACGCCGGCACAAACGAACAGTTCCGCAGACAGTGTAAGGTAAAATCACAGATGCTTCACGCATACCGCATTGTCTTTGCGGACGGGAGAGAAGTGATCGCGCCCTGCGGCGCAGAGTTCGCGCGCGTGGAAGAGTGGTGTAAGAACCGGTAG
- the hisB gene encoding imidazoleglycerol-phosphate dehydratase HisB, giving the protein MSRTADYVRKTKETDITLSLELDGSGVSEIDTGIGFFDHMLEGFARHGFFDLSVKAEGDLIVDCHHTIEDTGIVLGNAIKKAVGDKKGIKRYGSCILPMDETLVLCAVDLSGRPYLSFDGNFTVERVGYMDTEMVKEFFYAISYTAGMNLHIKVLTPGNNHHMIEAMFKAFARALDEATSYDPRITDILSTKGSL; this is encoded by the coding sequence ATGAGCAGAACAGCAGATTATGTGCGAAAGACCAAGGAGACAGACATCACGCTCAGTCTGGAACTGGACGGGAGCGGAGTAAGCGAGATCGATACCGGGATCGGCTTTTTCGATCACATGCTCGAGGGCTTTGCCAGACACGGTTTTTTCGATCTGTCGGTCAAGGCGGAGGGCGATCTGATCGTGGATTGTCATCACACGATCGAAGATACCGGAATTGTGCTCGGCAATGCGATCAAAAAGGCGGTCGGGGACAAAAAGGGCATCAAGCGTTACGGAAGCTGTATTCTGCCGATGGACGAGACACTCGTTTTATGCGCGGTAGATCTCTCCGGACGGCCGTATCTGTCCTTCGACGGTAATTTTACCGTAGAGAGAGTCGGATACATGGACACGGAGATGGTGAAGGAGTTCTTCTATGCGATCTCCTACACGGCAGGGATGAATCTGCACATCAAGGTGCTGACGCCGGGCAATAACCATCACATGATTGAGGCGATGTTTAAGGCATTTGCGCGAGCCCTCGACGAGGCGACATCTTATGATCCGCGGATTACGGATATTTTGTCTACGAAGGGCAGTTTATAG
- the hisIE gene encoding bifunctional phosphoribosyl-AMP cyclohydrolase/phosphoribosyl-ATP diphosphatase HisIE: MEQKNIVATIYLKNGQAVRGIEDHTPLADVIELAKLYNDNGIDKIIIFDLSDDDEEHEKNIHTIKNINRNVEIKTCAGGNINRLEDIKKFIYAGCLQVIVNGAKANSIELAEEASKRFGKDRILVSVENVDFVFKHQAKMNENFHELLVLNTGVLDAIENITDVPYVVYFETCDYEKIIEVLKRSNTRGIAGGFLNDPNTNIMEIKSQLSSAGIKMDNFDPALKWDDLKKNSEGMVPVIVQDYRTDEVLMLAYMNEEAFYTTINIGKMTYFSRSRQELWTKGMTSGHIQYVKSLTADCDYDTILAKVSQVGAACHTGNPTCFFNEIVKKEYVEKNPLKVLEDVYEIILDRKAHPKEGSYTNYLFDKGIDKILKKVGEEATEIVIAAKNPDPEEVKYEISDFLYHMMVLMAERGVTWEDITQELSQR, from the coding sequence ATGGAACAGAAAAATATCGTTGCAACGATTTACTTAAAGAACGGACAGGCGGTACGGGGGATTGAGGATCACACCCCGCTGGCGGACGTCATCGAGCTGGCAAAGCTTTACAATGACAACGGAATTGACAAGATTATCATTTTTGATCTCTCTGACGATGATGAGGAGCATGAGAAGAATATTCACACGATCAAGAACATCAACCGTAACGTGGAGATCAAGACCTGCGCGGGCGGCAACATCAACCGCCTCGAGGACATCAAAAAGTTTATCTATGCCGGATGCCTTCAGGTCATTGTCAACGGCGCCAAGGCGAACAGCATCGAGCTTGCCGAGGAGGCGAGCAAGCGTTTCGGAAAAGACCGGATCCTCGTGTCGGTGGAGAATGTGGACTTCGTGTTCAAACATCAGGCGAAGATGAATGAGAATTTCCATGAACTTCTGGTGTTAAACACCGGTGTTCTGGATGCAATTGAGAATATTACGGATGTTCCGTATGTGGTCTATTTTGAGACCTGCGATTACGAGAAGATCATTGAGGTGTTAAAGCGGAGCAACACGCGCGGAATTGCCGGCGGTTTCTTAAACGATCCGAATACCAACATCATGGAGATCAAGTCACAGCTTTCTTCCGCGGGCATCAAGATGGACAATTTTGACCCGGCGTTAAAGTGGGATGATCTGAAAAAGAATTCAGAAGGCATGGTTCCCGTGATCGTGCAGGATTACCGTACAGATGAGGTGTTAATGCTTGCCTACATGAACGAGGAAGCTTTTTATACCACAATCAATATCGGTAAGATGACCTATTTCAGCCGGAGCCGTCAGGAACTCTGGACGAAAGGCATGACCTCCGGCCACATCCAGTATGTGAAGTCTTTGACGGCAGACTGCGATTATGACACAATCCTCGCGAAGGTATCCCAGGTGGGAGCAGCGTGCCATACCGGCAATCCGACCTGCTTTTTCAACGAGATTGTCAAGAAGGAATATGTGGAGAAGAATCCGCTTAAGGTACTCGAGGATGTCTATGAGATTATTCTCGACCGCAAGGCACACCCGAAGGAGGGATCTTACACGAATTACCTGTTTGACAAGGGAATCGATAAGATCTTAAAGAAAGTCGGCGAGGAGGCGACCGAGATTGTGATTGCGGCAAAGAATCCGGATCCGGAAGAGGTAAAATACGAGATCTCGGATTTCCTGTATCACATGATGGTGCTTATGGCAGAAAGAGGAGTCACATGGGAGGATATCACACAGGAACTTTCCCAGCGGTAA
- the hisZ gene encoding ATP phosphoribosyltransferase regulatory subunit: protein MKRQLLHTPEGVRDIYNDECEKKMLLQDQLYHILRLHGYHPIQTPTFEFFDIFGREIGTTPSKDLYKFFDREGNTLVLRPDITPSIARCAAKYFGEEELPIRLCYMGNTFINNSSYQGRLKECTQLGAELLGDPSVDADAEMISMVISCLKAAGLKEFQLSIGHADFFRGLMEAAGLLEEQEEELRELISNKNFFGVEEFVETLNLEENLKNLFGMLGNLYTGSDELSAARECAASYPRILKAIGDLEELHKILEVYEVSRYVSFELGTISNYQYYTGIIFAGYTFGSGEAIVKGGRYDRLLTCFGKDSASIGFAFVIDQLMAALQRQKIDVPVERCVELMVYKSAKRQKAITAAATARAVGRCVELMLWDETKQRKDYEDYAARSRMTNVQFFA, encoded by the coding sequence ATGAAAAGACAGTTATTGCATACGCCGGAAGGTGTGCGGGATATTTATAATGATGAGTGTGAGAAGAAAATGCTTCTTCAGGACCAGCTATATCATATATTACGTCTGCACGGTTATCATCCGATTCAGACGCCGACATTTGAGTTTTTTGATATATTCGGACGGGAGATCGGCACCACGCCGTCGAAGGATCTCTACAAGTTTTTTGACCGGGAAGGCAACACGTTGGTGTTAAGACCGGATATCACGCCGTCGATTGCACGCTGTGCCGCAAAGTATTTTGGCGAGGAAGAACTTCCGATCCGGCTGTGCTACATGGGGAATACTTTCATCAATAACAGCAGCTATCAGGGACGACTGAAGGAATGTACACAGCTTGGCGCGGAGCTTTTGGGAGATCCATCAGTGGATGCGGATGCGGAGATGATCTCCATGGTGATTTCCTGCCTGAAGGCGGCGGGGCTTAAGGAGTTCCAGCTTAGCATCGGACATGCGGATTTCTTCCGGGGACTGATGGAGGCAGCAGGGCTTTTGGAGGAGCAGGAGGAGGAACTGCGCGAACTCATTTCCAACAAGAACTTTTTCGGTGTGGAGGAGTTCGTGGAGACTTTAAACCTCGAGGAGAACTTAAAGAATCTCTTTGGCATGCTCGGGAATCTCTACACGGGTTCGGATGAACTTTCTGCCGCAAGGGAATGTGCAGCATCCTATCCCAGGATCTTAAAGGCGATCGGGGATCTGGAGGAACTTCATAAAATACTGGAAGTCTATGAGGTTTCCCGTTATGTTTCGTTTGAACTTGGAACGATCAGCAACTACCAGTATTACACCGGTATCATATTTGCGGGATATACGTTCGGAAGCGGAGAGGCGATTGTAAAGGGAGGCAGATACGACCGGCTCCTCACCTGTTTTGGAAAAGATTCAGCATCCATCGGCTTTGCGTTTGTGATTGACCAGCTGATGGCTGCACTGCAGAGACAGAAAATTGATGTTCCGGTGGAACGCTGTGTGGAGCTGATGGTCTATAAATCTGCCAAACGGCAGAAGGCGATTACCGCAGCGGCGACAGCGCGTGCAGTCGGACGCTGTGTGGAGCTGATGTTGTGGGATGAGACGAAGCAAAGGAAAGATTACGAGGATTATGCAGCTCGCAGCCGGATGACAAACGTGCAGTTTTTCGCGTAG
- the hisG gene encoding ATP phosphoribosyltransferase: MEDMRYLTFALGKGRLAKKTLELFEKIGITCEEMKDKDTRKLIFVNEELKLRFFLAKGPDVPTYVEYGAADIGIVGKDTILEEGRNIYEVLDLGFGKCRMCICGPKDAEELLKHHELIRVATKYPHIAKDYFYNKKHQTVEIIKLNGSIELAPIVGLSEVICDIVETGSTLRENGLVVLEEVCPLSARMVVNQVSMKMENERITKLIADLKREIERKDLA, translated from the coding sequence ATGGAGGATATGAGATATCTGACTTTTGCGCTCGGCAAAGGCAGACTTGCAAAAAAGACACTGGAACTGTTTGAGAAGATCGGCATTACCTGTGAGGAGATGAAGGATAAGGACACGAGAAAGCTGATTTTCGTGAATGAGGAGTTAAAGCTTCGTTTTTTCCTTGCCAAGGGACCGGATGTGCCCACTTATGTAGAATACGGCGCCGCGGACATCGGTATTGTCGGGAAGGATACCATACTGGAGGAGGGACGCAATATCTACGAAGTCTTGGATCTCGGGTTTGGAAAATGCCGGATGTGCATCTGCGGACCGAAGGATGCGGAAGAGTTGCTGAAGCACCATGAACTGATCCGTGTTGCAACCAAGTATCCGCACATCGCCAAGGACTATTTTTACAATAAAAAGCATCAGACGGTGGAGATCATCAAGCTGAACGGTTCCATCGAGCTGGCGCCGATCGTCGGGCTCTCGGAAGTCATCTGCGATATTGTGGAGACCGGCTCGACTCTGCGCGAGAACGGTCTGGTGGTTCTGGAGGAAGTATGTCCGCTGTCTGCACGGATGGTGGTCAACCAGGTCAGCATGAAGATGGAAAATGAACGGATCACGAAGCTGATCGCGGATTTAAAGAGAGAGATAGAAAGGAAGGATCTGGCATGA
- a CDS encoding YgiQ family radical SAM protein has protein sequence MNNGFWPVSRAEMEERGIKQFDFVYVIGDAYVDHPSFGHAIISRLLEAHGYSVGIISQPDWRDKESVCIFGEPRLGFLVSAGNMDSMVNHYSVSKKRRATDAFTPGGVMGKRPDYATIVYCNLLRQTYKHTPIIIGGIEASLRRLAHYDYWSNKMKRSILLDSGADLISYGMGEHSIVEIADALNSGLAVSDITFIDGTVYKTRKREDIYDAIELPHYEEVLADKAAYARSFYTQYCNTDPFVAKRLFETYDGKLFVVQNPPAKPLTQSEMDQVYALPYQRTYHPSYEAQGGVPAIEEVRFSLVSNRGCYGGCSFCALTFHQGRIIQVRSHESILAEAEKIVWEPDFKGYIHDVGGPTANFRAPACDKQMTKGVCPNKQCLFPTPCKNLKVDHKDYLKLLRKLRELPNVKKVFIRSGIRFDYLIYDEDRTFLRELCEHHVSGQLKVAPEHISDAVLEKMGKPRVEVYKRFVKAYQDMNEKLGKKQYLVPYLMSSHPGSTLKEAVELAEFLRDLGYMPEQVQDFYPTPSTISTCMYYTGLDPRTMQPVYVAVNPHEKAMQRALIQYRNPKNYDLVVEALTKAGRTDLIGFDKHCLVRPRGIGYGTTNAKDRYAGGDKNRRTAGGGNNRGRANASEKKNTKKTIRNVHHKKAGAGKK, from the coding sequence ATGAACAACGGATTTTGGCCAGTCAGCCGTGCGGAGATGGAAGAGCGCGGAATCAAACAGTTTGACTTTGTCTATGTGATCGGGGATGCCTACGTGGATCATCCTTCGTTCGGTCACGCCATTATCTCAAGACTTCTGGAAGCACACGGCTATTCGGTCGGAATTATCTCGCAGCCGGACTGGAGAGATAAGGAGTCTGTCTGTATCTTCGGGGAGCCGCGGCTCGGGTTTTTAGTGTCTGCGGGCAATATGGATTCGATGGTGAATCACTATTCGGTGTCCAAGAAAAGGCGCGCGACGGATGCGTTTACGCCGGGCGGCGTGATGGGAAAACGGCCGGATTACGCGACCATTGTCTATTGTAATCTGCTCCGGCAGACCTACAAGCACACGCCGATCATTATCGGCGGCATTGAGGCCAGCCTGCGCAGACTGGCGCATTATGATTACTGGTCGAACAAGATGAAGCGGTCCATTCTTCTGGATTCCGGGGCGGATCTGATCTCCTACGGTATGGGGGAACACAGCATTGTGGAGATTGCGGATGCCTTAAACAGCGGACTGGCGGTCAGCGATATCACATTTATCGACGGCACGGTCTATAAGACCAGAAAGCGTGAGGACATCTATGATGCCATAGAGCTTCCGCATTATGAGGAGGTGCTGGCGGACAAGGCGGCATATGCGCGCAGCTTTTATACCCAGTACTGCAATACCGATCCGTTTGTAGCCAAACGTCTGTTTGAAACGTACGACGGAAAGCTTTTTGTCGTGCAGAATCCGCCGGCGAAGCCGCTGACACAAAGCGAGATGGATCAGGTCTATGCGCTGCCGTATCAGCGCACGTATCATCCGAGTTACGAAGCGCAGGGCGGGGTTCCTGCAATCGAGGAAGTGCGTTTTTCTCTGGTCAGCAACCGCGGCTGCTACGGAGGATGCAGTTTCTGTGCGCTTACGTTCCATCAGGGACGGATTATTCAGGTGCGCAGCCACGAGTCCATTCTGGCGGAGGCGGAGAAGATCGTCTGGGAACCGGACTTTAAGGGATACATCCATGACGTCGGCGGGCCGACGGCCAATTTCCGCGCGCCTGCATGTGACAAGCAGATGACAAAGGGCGTATGTCCCAACAAGCAGTGCCTGTTTCCGACACCGTGCAAGAACTTAAAGGTGGATCATAAGGATTACCTGAAGCTCTTAAGAAAGCTACGGGAACTGCCGAATGTGAAAAAGGTGTTCATCCGTTCGGGTATCCGTTTCGATTATCTGATCTACGATGAGGACCGCACCTTCCTCAGAGAACTCTGTGAACACCACGTCAGCGGTCAGCTAAAGGTGGCGCCGGAGCATATTTCCGATGCGGTCTTAGAGAAGATGGGCAAACCGCGCGTGGAGGTGTACAAGCGGTTTGTGAAGGCCTATCAGGATATGAATGAGAAGCTCGGGAAAAAGCAGTATCTGGTGCCGTATCTGATGTCATCCCATCCGGGATCGACGTTGAAGGAGGCGGTGGAACTCGCCGAATTCTTAAGAGATCTCGGCTATATGCCGGAGCAGGTACAGGATTTTTATCCGACCCCGTCGACCATATCCACCTGCATGTACTATACGGGACTTGACCCACGCACGATGCAGCCGGTCTATGTGGCGGTAAACCCCCACGAGAAAGCCATGCAGCGCGCGCTCATCCAGTACCGGAACCCGAAGAATTACGATCTTGTTGTGGAGGCGTTAACCAAAGCGGGACGGACGGATCTGATCGGCTTTGACAAACACTGTCTGGTACGGCCGCGGGGCATCGGCTACGGCACAACAAACGCCAAAGACCGCTACGCTGGAGGTGACAAGAACCGCCGCACGGCAGGCGGCGGGAATAACCGCGGAAGAGCAAATGCTTCCGAGAAGAAAAATACGAAAAAGACAATCCGCAATGTTCATCATAAAAAAGCAGGTGCGGGGAAAAAGTAA
- a CDS encoding Holliday junction resolvase RecU yields the protein MATWNSRGLRGSTLEEFINRTNEIYQENGLALIQKIPTPITPINIDKQTRHITLAYFDQKSTVDYIGAVQGIPVCFDAKECNTDTFPLANIHEHQVAFMENFEKQGGVSFFLLSFTKRDEFYYLRLDMLLEFWKRAKEGGRKSFRYEELDPEYFLPRQRGVLVPYLDALQKDLLRRD from the coding sequence ATGGCAACTTGGAATTCAAGAGGACTGCGTGGATCAACGCTGGAAGAGTTTATCAACCGTACCAATGAGATTTATCAGGAGAACGGTCTTGCGCTGATTCAGAAGATTCCCACACCGATCACGCCGATCAATATCGACAAACAGACCAGACATATCACGCTGGCGTATTTTGACCAGAAGAGCACGGTGGACTATATCGGTGCCGTACAGGGAATACCGGTCTGTTTTGATGCAAAAGAATGTAATACGGATACCTTTCCACTTGCCAATATTCATGAACATCAGGTTGCGTTCATGGAGAACTTTGAAAAACAGGGAGGGGTATCTTTTTTCCTGCTCAGTTTTACGAAGCGGGATGAGTTCTACTATCTGCGCCTGGATATGCTCTTAGAGTTCTGGAAGCGCGCAAAGGAGGGCGGAAGAAAGAGTTTCCGCTATGAGGAACTGGACCCGGAGTATTTCCTGCCGCGGCAGCGTGGCGTTTTGGTTCCGTATCTGGATGCACTGCAGAAGGATTTGCTGCGCAGGGATTGA
- a CDS encoding acyltransferase, which translates to MGGYHTGTFPAVKPPRKVYMDVLRVIATVFVICVHTVALAKTTAAPGTLLFRVLEVFNYTFLSCNLFFVMISGALLLPVKGERCRDFFARRFIRVFIPLVVYYNLYVCAKEGIGRLAPSQWGLMLQRFFIGPPVEAPHLWLVYVIIWLYVLTPFLRYLVQNIPDPVMNGVMLVIFLLNAYVTYVPLFGVTPPAVLSGIVNSYAGAFLLGYYLANRAGKRAENFFLAAGLVSYLITCYVILFHGWYDDYIYNNAPTMMFYAAAVFVLIKRLVPCGSKESPFVRVIGKYSYSILLIHWGVLHYAVKQVLHVNVLSGGIVGGCLLAVLLTFALSFVGAVILDQTIIRFLTFAVSKLIDVLRTCFSQKSHIVS; encoded by the coding sequence ATGGGAGGATATCACACAGGAACTTTCCCAGCGGTAAAGCCGCCGCGAAAGGTTTATATGGATGTTCTGCGCGTGATTGCGACGGTGTTTGTGATCTGTGTCCACACCGTCGCGCTCGCGAAGACGACAGCAGCGCCGGGGACGCTGCTTTTTCGCGTATTGGAAGTCTTTAATTATACGTTTTTGTCCTGCAACCTGTTCTTTGTCATGATCAGCGGCGCATTGCTGCTGCCGGTAAAAGGAGAGCGGTGCAGGGATTTTTTTGCGCGCCGTTTTATCCGTGTCTTCATCCCACTCGTGGTCTATTACAATCTGTATGTCTGTGCCAAAGAGGGAATCGGACGGCTCGCTCCGTCGCAGTGGGGACTGATGCTGCAGCGGTTCTTCATCGGACCGCCGGTGGAAGCGCCGCATCTGTGGCTGGTCTATGTCATTATCTGGCTGTATGTGCTCACCCCGTTTTTGCGGTATCTGGTGCAGAACATTCCCGATCCGGTCATGAACGGCGTGATGCTTGTGATCTTCCTTCTGAATGCGTATGTCACCTATGTGCCACTGTTTGGCGTTACGCCGCCTGCGGTACTCTCCGGTATTGTGAATTCGTATGCGGGGGCGTTTCTGCTTGGCTATTATCTCGCGAACCGCGCGGGGAAGCGGGCAGAGAATTTTTTCCTTGCGGCGGGTCTTGTGTCATATCTGATCACCTGCTATGTGATTCTGTTCCATGGCTGGTATGACGACTATATTTACAACAATGCGCCTACGATGATGTTTTATGCCGCCGCCGTGTTTGTGCTCATAAAGCGGCTGGTGCCCTGCGGCAGCAAAGAGAGCCCCTTTGTGCGCGTCATCGGGAAGTACAGTTATTCGATTCTGCTGATTCACTGGGGCGTGCTCCACTATGCCGTCAAGCAGGTGCTTCACGTCAATGTCCTGTCCGGCGGCATCGTGGGAGGCTGTCTGCTTGCCGTACTTCTCACGTTTGCACTGTCATTTGTGGGAGCCGTCATTTTGGATCAGACCATCATCCGTTTTTTGACGTTTGCGGTTTCAAAACTGATCGATGTTCTGCGCACATGTTTTTCCCAAAAATCTCATATAGTATCCTAG
- the hisD gene encoding histidinol dehydrogenase has product MRILTLTKETQQNILENLLKRSPNSYGEYEGRVNAIIEEVRANRDAAVFSYTKKFDGADIDAGNILVTEEEIREAYEKVDPKLLSVIRKALVNIRDYHSRQRQNSWFDSQESGIILGQKVTPLARVGVYVPGGKAVYPSSVLMNVIPAKVAGVEQIIMTTPPGADGKVYPSTLVAAKEAGVDAIYKVGGAQAIAAMAFGTESIPKVDKIVGPGNIYVALAKKAVFGYVSIDSIAGPSEILVLADETANPRYVAADLLSQAEHDEMASAILITTSRTLAGQVAAEIDRFVEKLSRKEIITKSLENYGYILVADSLDDAIATVNEIASEHLELVTKNPFEVMTKIRNAGAIFIGEYSSEPLGDYFAGPNHVLPTNGTAKFFSALGVDDFIKKSSIISYSREALENVYKDIIQFAECEKLTAHANSIRVRFEENSEQK; this is encoded by the coding sequence ATGAGAATCTTAACGTTAACCAAAGAGACACAGCAGAATATACTGGAGAATCTGTTAAAGCGCAGCCCGAACTCCTACGGGGAGTACGAGGGGCGTGTGAACGCCATCATCGAGGAGGTGCGCGCCAACCGCGACGCGGCTGTTTTTTCCTACACGAAAAAGTTTGACGGTGCCGACATTGATGCCGGAAATATCCTTGTCACGGAGGAGGAGATCAGGGAAGCCTACGAGAAGGTAGATCCAAAGCTCCTCTCCGTGATCCGCAAGGCACTTGTCAATATCCGAGACTATCACAGCAGACAGCGCCAGAATTCCTGGTTTGATTCACAGGAATCCGGCATTATCTTAGGACAGAAGGTGACTCCGCTTGCGAGAGTCGGCGTGTATGTGCCGGGCGGCAAGGCCGTCTACCCGTCGTCGGTGCTCATGAATGTCATTCCGGCAAAAGTGGCGGGTGTGGAGCAGATCATTATGACGACACCGCCGGGAGCAGACGGGAAAGTCTATCCGTCCACACTCGTGGCGGCAAAGGAGGCGGGCGTGGACGCCATCTATAAGGTGGGCGGCGCGCAGGCGATCGCTGCGATGGCGTTCGGAACCGAGAGCATCCCGAAGGTGGACAAGATTGTAGGCCCAGGAAATATCTATGTGGCACTTGCAAAAAAGGCTGTGTTCGGTTATGTCAGCATCGACTCCATCGCGGGGCCGAGCGAGATCCTTGTCCTTGCGGACGAGACAGCGAATCCGCGTTATGTGGCGGCGGACCTGCTGTCGCAGGCGGAGCATGACGAGATGGCTTCCGCTATTCTGATTACCACAAGCCGCACGCTTGCCGGGCAGGTGGCGGCTGAGATCGACCGCTTTGTGGAGAAGCTGTCGAGAAAGGAGATCATCACAAAATCGCTGGAGAATTACGGATACATTCTGGTTGCCGACAGTCTGGACGATGCGATTGCAACGGTCAATGAGATTGCGTCCGAGCACCTGGAACTTGTGACGAAGAATCCGTTTGAGGTGATGACGAAGATCCGCAACGCCGGAGCAATCTTTATCGGCGAATATTCCTCCGAGCCGCTCGGCGACTACTTTGCGGGACCGAATCATGTGCTTCCGACCAACGGTACGGCGAAGTTCTTCTCGGCGCTTGGCGTGGATGATTTTATCAAGAAATCCAGCATCATTTCCTATTCCAGGGAGGCGCTTGAGAATGTATACAAGGACATCATCCAGTTCGCGGAGTGCGAAAAACTCACGGCACACGCCAATTCAATCCGTGTCCGGTTTGAGGAAAATTCTGAACAAAAGTAA